A part of Leptospira wolffii serovar Khorat str. Khorat-H2 genomic DNA contains:
- a CDS encoding class I SAM-dependent DNA methyltransferase → MFLTPDDTIKFLSHRSDPKSKALGQFFTPKVLVKLMLDWISEAEAFSRSEAKVRILDPGMGKGIFFKEFFQAFPSVSAEFHGWEIDPILFEESSHSLEKIGIRKEDLYLKLGDFLQGEASRLYDIILCNPPYLRLSHSKLGKEFIDKFETQIQAEIPGTANLYVFFLLRILKSLEKNGRASVLLPFEFLNAGYGVPIKKALIESGSLRRILLLNSSWSFFHGAVTSSCILFLENSPSKEEGFHWARTSPSFLEGENVRLEDMKWIPAKLDVGEKWTFQLKEEKEFSEEIKNDDKKSTNSNYVTMSKSFRHGWVPIKEFGSFRRGIATGDNGYFLLSEKDATNLSIPYSYLRSSIPKAQYALSPFFTGEDWDILRSGGAKVWLLDAKDVPDDNEQMGIRKYLAEGIKRGVPDRFLPSRRKPWHSQENRGPCRILATSFHREEVRFVFNQSPAVHLTCFHGFSSKPEYSHLEEFLFAFLITPHVRKELESRTREYAQGLRKVEPGDLNSLFVPDFRKLKETEKERIGKLLHNYRSSIRPWIPGRRPKGEKGPRNTEAEATLRDIEKEFLSEA, encoded by the coding sequence ATGTTTCTAACACCCGACGATACAATAAAGTTTCTCTCCCATCGTTCGGATCCTAAATCTAAAGCACTGGGCCAGTTTTTTACTCCTAAGGTCCTCGTGAAGCTGATGCTGGATTGGATTTCGGAAGCCGAAGCTTTCTCCCGTTCGGAGGCTAAAGTCCGTATATTGGATCCGGGAATGGGAAAAGGGATTTTCTTTAAGGAATTCTTCCAAGCCTTTCCTTCGGTTTCCGCGGAATTTCACGGTTGGGAGATAGATCCGATTCTATTCGAGGAGTCCTCTCATTCTCTAGAGAAGATTGGAATTCGTAAGGAAGATCTTTATCTTAAGTTGGGAGACTTTCTGCAAGGAGAAGCGTCGCGATTGTACGATATTATTTTGTGCAATCCTCCGTATCTGCGCTTAAGTCATTCCAAGTTGGGAAAGGAATTTATCGATAAATTCGAGACTCAGATCCAAGCTGAGATTCCAGGCACGGCGAATCTTTACGTTTTCTTTTTGCTCCGTATACTAAAGTCCTTGGAAAAGAACGGAAGGGCTTCCGTACTTCTGCCTTTCGAGTTTCTGAATGCGGGATACGGAGTGCCGATTAAGAAAGCTTTGATAGAATCTGGCAGTTTGCGTCGTATACTGTTACTAAATTCTTCATGGTCCTTCTTTCACGGTGCGGTGACTTCTTCCTGTATACTGTTTTTGGAGAATTCTCCCTCTAAAGAAGAGGGCTTTCATTGGGCTAGGACGTCGCCTTCTTTTTTAGAAGGTGAAAATGTACGCTTGGAAGATATGAAATGGATCCCGGCGAAGCTCGATGTGGGAGAAAAATGGACGTTTCAGTTGAAGGAAGAGAAGGAATTTTCGGAAGAAATAAAAAATGATGATAAAAAATCAACTAACAGCAATTATGTGACAATGTCGAAAAGTTTTCGTCATGGTTGGGTCCCCATAAAGGAATTCGGAAGTTTCAGAAGAGGAATCGCTACTGGAGACAACGGATATTTTCTTCTTTCTGAAAAGGACGCAACGAATCTATCCATACCGTATTCTTATCTTAGATCGTCGATTCCGAAGGCGCAGTATGCTCTCTCACCCTTCTTTACCGGAGAAGATTGGGACATTCTAAGATCCGGCGGAGCTAAAGTTTGGCTTTTGGATGCGAAGGATGTTCCCGACGATAACGAGCAGATGGGGATTCGTAAATATCTGGCAGAAGGAATCAAAAGAGGAGTGCCGGATCGATTCCTTCCATCCCGCCGTAAGCCTTGGCATTCTCAGGAAAATCGGGGCCCGTGCAGGATATTAGCCACTTCTTTCCATAGAGAAGAGGTGAGATTCGTATTCAACCAGAGTCCGGCAGTGCATCTGACTTGTTTTCACGGTTTCTCTTCCAAGCCGGAGTATTCCCATCTGGAGGAATTCCTTTTCGCCTTCCTCATCACTCCGCATGTGAGAAAGGAACTCGAGTCCAGAACGAGAGAATATGCGCAGGGGCTGCGAAAAGTGGAGCCCGGGGATTTGAATTCCTTGTTCGTACCCGATTTTAGAAAATTAAAGGAAACCGAAAAGGAAAGAATCGGTAAATTGCTGCATAATTATAGGAGCAGTATTCGTCCCTGGATTCCCGGAAGAAGGCCCAAAGGGGAAAAGGGACCTAGAAATACGGAGGCGGAAGCGACCCTCCGAGATATCGAAAAAGAATTCTTATCCGAAGCTTAA
- a CDS encoding LA_3696 family protein yields the protein MSAEMYPFPSKSLRDVLGEKGTEAFVDYIHKAREYGRQNMIELTTERYERRLAEEVGCLRGEIAEFRTDTNTGISELRAEMHAGFVGVQEEFKEVHQEFAKVHGKIGDIQASITAQTRWIVVCIFGVVPFYIALFKLLE from the coding sequence ATGAGCGCAGAAATGTATCCCTTTCCATCCAAATCATTGAGAGACGTTTTGGGAGAAAAAGGAACCGAGGCCTTTGTGGATTATATTCACAAAGCTCGGGAATACGGTAGGCAAAACATGATCGAATTAACAACGGAACGTTACGAGCGTAGATTGGCCGAAGAAGTCGGATGCCTCCGCGGCGAAATCGCGGAATTCCGAACGGACACGAACACCGGGATCTCGGAACTGAGAGCGGAAATGCATGCAGGATTCGTCGGGGTCCAGGAAGAGTTCAAAGAGGTTCACCAAGAATTCGCGAAGGTTCACGGAAAAATCGGAGACATCCAGGCGTCCATCACGGCCCAAACACGCTGGATCGTAGTCTGTATTTTCGGGGTGGTACCCTTCTATATCGCCTTATTCAAACTCTTGGAATAA
- a CDS encoding flavin reductase family protein, translating into MSFSTDEFKNALSHFASGVTVVTFSDPLRSGGLTVSSFSSLSLDPPLVLFSLQKNIASHDPLLSSGLFTVNVLASDQEELSNQFASGKIDKHELIQKLGCDLGHNGVPFLSGTLSRIECEVEKQVDGGDHTIVIGRVLASVSDDSKRPLLYYRRKYYNI; encoded by the coding sequence ATGTCTTTTAGTACGGACGAATTCAAAAACGCTCTCTCTCATTTTGCCTCCGGCGTCACCGTAGTCACCTTTTCCGACCCTTTAAGAAGCGGAGGTCTAACCGTGAGCAGTTTTAGCTCCCTTTCCCTGGATCCGCCTTTAGTATTGTTTAGTCTCCAGAAAAATATCGCGAGCCACGATCCCTTGCTCTCCTCGGGATTATTCACCGTAAACGTTCTTGCGTCCGACCAGGAGGAACTATCCAACCAATTCGCATCCGGAAAAATCGATAAACACGAACTCATACAAAAATTAGGATGCGACCTAGGACATAACGGAGTTCCCTTCCTGAGCGGAACCCTTTCCAGGATAGAATGCGAAGTGGAAAAGCAGGTGGACGGGGGGGATCACACTATAGTTATCGGCAGAGTTCTGGCTTCAGTCTCTGACGATAGCAAAAGACCCCTACTCTATTATCGCAGAAAATATTATAATATCTGA
- the purL gene encoding phosphoribosylformylglycinamidine synthase subunit PurL, with the protein MEKESVSLQDALDHGLTESEFSQIQEILGRVPNSTELGIFSAMWSEHCSYKNSILQLKTLPTKSDKLLAQAGEENAGAMDIGHGLAVVFKIESHNHPTAVEPYQGAATGVGGIMRDIFTMGARPIVSLNSLRFGNPDEPRNKYLLSRAVKGIGDYGNSLGIAVSGGELFIDECFSKNPLVNAMTVGIVRHDQMASATTGGEIGNAVFIVGSTTGRDGIHGASFASKDLTKESESKRSAVQVGDPFMEKLLMEASLEAIQKKLLVGIQDMGAAGISCATSEMSAKGKTGMKINLDLVPFRETGMNAYEAMLSESQERMLVIPKKGKEDELVSIFKKWNLNAVRIGEVTDTGLLEVYKDGNLKAKIPADTLVLGGGAPRYVRETKRPEYLDKVSKWSPDSLSDLKKEEIPNLLKKLLGGWNISSRKPIIEQYDTEVGLVKLIGPGGDGGLSAIPDTDMALATATDCNSRYTYLDPYKGAAFAVCEAARNVAVTGAEPLGVTNNLNFANPYIPENYYMFSECVRGMGDACRFLGLPVTGGNVSFYNESPEGPIFPTPTIGMVGILENQSDAVWNAPKKEGLKLALIGKFRPSLGGSEYQKIVANTVQGEVPAFELSEEKALLESLVALRKQGKLKFARDLSLGGIAVALSKIVLLSQFGLKANLNGIRKNRIDLTLFGESAASVIIGYEEKDEKNILSLVESKGLEFHAIGEISGSKLVLEDFGIELSREELSKSYESGLVEVFR; encoded by the coding sequence ATGGAAAAAGAATCCGTTTCCCTCCAAGACGCTCTCGATCATGGGCTTACCGAATCAGAATTTAGCCAAATCCAAGAGATTTTAGGCCGAGTCCCGAATTCCACCGAGCTGGGTATATTCTCGGCTATGTGGTCGGAGCATTGCTCTTATAAAAATTCTATTCTCCAATTAAAGACCCTTCCTACCAAATCGGACAAACTTCTCGCCCAAGCGGGAGAGGAAAATGCCGGAGCCATGGATATCGGGCATGGCCTCGCTGTGGTTTTCAAAATCGAAAGCCATAACCACCCCACTGCGGTCGAACCCTACCAAGGAGCGGCAACCGGAGTAGGCGGAATCATGCGGGATATCTTCACAATGGGAGCAAGACCCATCGTCTCCCTGAATTCATTACGTTTCGGTAATCCGGACGAACCCAGAAACAAATACCTTCTATCCCGAGCCGTAAAAGGCATCGGAGATTACGGCAACTCCCTGGGTATCGCTGTCTCCGGAGGAGAATTGTTCATAGACGAATGCTTCTCTAAGAATCCTCTCGTGAACGCGATGACAGTCGGAATCGTTCGTCACGACCAAATGGCAAGCGCGACCACCGGGGGGGAAATCGGAAACGCGGTATTCATCGTGGGATCCACCACGGGTAGAGACGGAATCCACGGAGCTTCCTTCGCCTCCAAGGATCTCACCAAAGAATCGGAATCCAAACGTTCCGCCGTTCAGGTCGGAGACCCCTTCATGGAAAAACTTCTAATGGAAGCTTCTCTGGAAGCGATACAAAAGAAATTATTGGTCGGAATTCAGGATATGGGCGCGGCCGGGATTTCCTGCGCCACTTCCGAAATGAGCGCCAAGGGTAAGACAGGAATGAAGATCAACCTGGACCTAGTTCCCTTCCGCGAAACAGGCATGAACGCCTACGAAGCAATGCTCTCGGAAAGCCAGGAGAGAATGCTCGTAATCCCCAAAAAGGGAAAAGAGGACGAACTCGTATCCATATTCAAAAAATGGAATTTAAATGCGGTTCGCATCGGAGAAGTAACCGATACCGGTCTCTTGGAAGTCTATAAAGATGGAAATCTAAAGGCTAAAATTCCCGCCGATACTTTGGTGTTAGGGGGAGGCGCGCCTAGATACGTAAGGGAAACCAAAAGACCTGAGTATCTGGACAAGGTTTCCAAATGGAGTCCGGACTCCCTCTCTGACCTTAAAAAGGAAGAGATTCCGAATCTTCTTAAGAAATTATTGGGAGGCTGGAATATTTCCTCCCGTAAGCCGATCATAGAACAATACGATACCGAAGTGGGTCTAGTAAAACTGATCGGCCCTGGGGGAGACGGCGGACTCTCCGCAATTCCGGATACCGATATGGCTCTCGCTACGGCGACGGACTGCAATTCCAGATACACCTATTTGGATCCTTACAAAGGCGCGGCATTCGCCGTTTGCGAAGCCGCAAGAAACGTAGCGGTGACCGGAGCGGAGCCTCTCGGAGTCACAAACAACCTAAATTTCGCGAATCCTTATATTCCGGAAAACTACTATATGTTTTCGGAATGCGTCCGAGGAATGGGAGACGCTTGCCGCTTCTTAGGATTGCCCGTAACCGGCGGAAACGTATCCTTCTATAACGAATCTCCGGAAGGCCCCATCTTCCCTACTCCGACCATCGGAATGGTGGGAATCCTGGAAAATCAATCCGATGCGGTCTGGAACGCTCCTAAGAAAGAAGGACTCAAACTTGCGTTGATCGGAAAATTTCGCCCTTCCTTGGGAGGAAGCGAATACCAAAAAATCGTGGCCAATACGGTCCAAGGAGAAGTCCCGGCTTTCGAACTCTCCGAAGAAAAAGCATTGCTCGAATCCTTGGTCGCACTGCGTAAACAAGGAAAATTAAAATTCGCAAGAGATCTGTCCTTGGGAGGAATCGCGGTAGCGCTCTCCAAGATCGTATTACTTTCCCAATTCGGCCTAAAAGCGAATTTGAACGGAATCCGGAAGAATAGGATCGATCTCACTCTTTTCGGAGAATCCGCCGCGAGCGTTATCATCGGCTACGAGGAAAAAGACGAGAAGAATATTCTCTCCCTCGTTGAATCGAAGGGATTGGAATTCCATGCGATCGGAGAGATCTCCGGTTCCAAGTTGGTATTGGAAGATTTCGGAATCGAACTAAGCCGAGAAGAATTAAGCAAGTCCTACGAGTCCGGATTGGTAGAGGTATTCCGATGA
- a CDS encoding MaoC family dehydratase — translation MPKLVISSFAELETYVGKELGVSEPHEITQAQINTFADATLDHQWIHTDPARAAKESPFGTTIAHGYLTLSMAPYLLSQILELKNIKMGINYGMEKLRFLDPVKVGSKLRLRAELLELKDLRGTARMTLKLSFEVEGAPKPAAIGEVIYLYQFG, via the coding sequence ATGCCCAAACTCGTCATCTCCAGCTTTGCAGAATTGGAAACTTACGTAGGAAAAGAACTCGGAGTCTCCGAGCCCCATGAAATCACTCAGGCTCAGATCAACACTTTTGCGGACGCCACCTTGGATCACCAATGGATCCATACGGACCCGGCCAGAGCCGCCAAGGAATCCCCTTTCGGAACCACGATCGCTCACGGGTACCTGACACTCTCCATGGCTCCCTATCTCTTAAGCCAGATTCTCGAATTAAAGAATATTAAAATGGGAATCAATTACGGAATGGAAAAGCTGCGCTTTTTAGATCCGGTAAAAGTAGGATCCAAACTCCGATTGAGAGCCGAATTATTGGAACTCAAGGATCTGAGAGGAACTGCGAGAATGACCCTAAAGCTCAGCTTCGAAGTGGAAGGGGCGCCTAAGCCTGCCGCAATCGGAGAAGTCATCTACCTCTACCAATTCGGTTGA
- a CDS encoding MarR family winged helix-turn-helix transcriptional regulator — translation MNPRTIIYLISRIRDEFHRRLNSELKEKGLGQLTTTHADILFALAMSKKVPMQEIARMIDRDKSTLTALVDKLEDLGYVERVKDGQDQRVVNLQLTRKAYGIRPVMLGISRSLLSGLYKGFTEPEKKELVRLLDKLYKNLK, via the coding sequence ATGAATCCCCGCACGATCATATACCTTATCTCCAGAATCCGAGACGAATTCCATAGGAGATTGAACTCGGAATTAAAGGAAAAAGGCCTAGGACAACTCACCACCACCCACGCGGATATACTCTTCGCTTTGGCCATGTCCAAGAAAGTCCCCATGCAAGAGATCGCGAGAATGATCGACCGGGACAAATCCACCTTAACGGCCCTTGTGGACAAATTGGAAGATTTAGGTTATGTGGAAAGAGTCAAGGATGGACAGGACCAGAGAGTGGTAAATCTACAACTCACTCGTAAGGCGTACGGAATACGCCCCGTTATGCTGGGGATTTCCCGCTCCCTTTTATCCGGACTATATAAGGGATTTACCGAACCGGAAAAAAAGGAATTAGTACGGCTTCTGGACAAGCTTTATAAAAATCTAAAATAG
- a CDS encoding amidase, whose product MTHITDPFDSFDAIGLAELVRKKKAQAKDLLEFSAKKIERFNPDLNAVVLNTTEQAREQLRSGKIPRGPFYGVPLLIKDIIHEVQGQNITAGSKAYSTYIPTKDSAFVAKLRNAGFVFIGTTNVPEFALMGITEPKFHGPTRNPWDPERTPGGSSGGSASAIASGMVSIATGSDGGGSIRIPAAYCGLYGFKPSRGRVPVYPYGRVWQGASADHVLTKTVRDSAAVLDLVSGADISEAFSLEKNKSSYLSETRKAPGKLRIAYSSESPIGTPVHPDHISALEDTVKLLKSLGHKVEPASPKIDGKKLAKAYVTMYFGEVASEIGRLDRVLGRKAKMGDVESTTWILGLLGRSISAGDFVSAIRTWDEAAYTSEEFLKDYDLYLTPTTAEPPAKIGELAPKLYEEIAMQIIGRIGTGKLLLATGMVDQLVEKNLSRTPFTQLANLTGQPSVSIPLSKTNLGLPIGMMFTAKRAREDVLFRFSAQLEKARPWADIKKA is encoded by the coding sequence ATGACCCATATTACAGATCCTTTCGATTCATTCGATGCAATCGGTTTGGCCGAATTGGTAAGAAAAAAGAAGGCTCAGGCCAAGGACCTACTAGAGTTTTCCGCTAAGAAGATCGAAAGGTTCAATCCGGATTTAAATGCGGTCGTTCTAAATACTACGGAGCAAGCTAGAGAACAGCTTCGTTCCGGAAAAATTCCTAGGGGACCTTTTTACGGCGTTCCTCTATTGATCAAGGATATCATCCACGAAGTGCAAGGCCAAAATATCACTGCGGGTTCCAAGGCTTATAGCACTTATATCCCTACAAAGGATAGCGCATTCGTTGCCAAGCTTCGTAACGCAGGATTCGTATTCATAGGCACGACCAACGTACCTGAGTTCGCTCTTATGGGAATTACGGAGCCAAAGTTTCACGGTCCCACTAGGAACCCTTGGGATCCCGAAAGGACTCCCGGAGGATCCAGCGGAGGATCCGCCTCGGCGATCGCTTCCGGCATGGTAAGTATCGCAACGGGTTCCGACGGAGGAGGTTCTATTCGAATCCCCGCCGCCTACTGCGGACTTTACGGATTCAAACCTTCCCGGGGAAGAGTTCCCGTGTATCCGTACGGTAGAGTTTGGCAAGGAGCCTCTGCGGATCATGTACTTACCAAGACGGTTAGGGATAGCGCCGCAGTATTGGATCTAGTTTCGGGCGCGGATATTTCGGAAGCATTCTCTTTGGAAAAAAACAAATCCTCCTATCTTTCCGAAACCAGAAAGGCTCCGGGTAAATTAAGAATCGCTTATTCTTCCGAATCCCCTATAGGAACTCCTGTCCACCCCGATCATATTTCGGCTTTGGAAGATACCGTAAAACTCTTAAAGTCCTTGGGTCATAAGGTGGAACCCGCTTCTCCTAAAATCGACGGAAAGAAATTGGCGAAGGCTTACGTTACCATGTATTTCGGAGAAGTGGCCTCGGAAATAGGAAGACTCGATCGAGTGTTAGGCAGAAAGGCCAAGATGGGAGACGTGGAATCTACGACTTGGATCCTGGGATTATTAGGTCGTTCCATCTCGGCGGGAGATTTCGTGTCCGCCATCCGAACCTGGGACGAAGCCGCTTACACTAGCGAAGAATTCCTAAAAGATTATGATCTGTATCTAACGCCTACTACTGCGGAACCTCCCGCCAAAATCGGAGAACTCGCGCCCAAGCTTTATGAAGAAATTGCGATGCAAATCATAGGCAGGATCGGTACTGGAAAACTATTACTCGCAACCGGAATGGTGGATCAGTTAGTGGAAAAGAATCTTTCCCGCACGCCGTTCACTCAATTGGCGAATCTAACCGGACAGCCTTCCGTATCTATCCCACTTTCCAAAACGAATCTGGGATTACCGATCGGAATGATGTTCACCGCTAAAAGAGCGAGGGAGGATGTACTCTTTCGATTCTCCGCTCAATTGGAAAAAGCGAGACCTTGGGCGGATATCAAGAAAGCCTAA
- a CDS encoding ankyrin repeat domain-containing protein, with protein MDAVIKLNRYGWRVWILLMFCIFTPASAASETDRDFLRFVKEGDLRKVEALLAQGATVDAKDEEGRTALMLADGEDVVEFLIKHGANLNAQDADGNSVLFYRLLPILKVKVPDMDDLAEAKRLIESGALVEYMARKGEEQHPVSLLNMAIRNQSLVLVKFLVENGANPNHDPGGVEEYPLFLAVGGSSSPPTLAIAEYLLANGSKAVFTSRLKEISGPNGSKQIGARNALHFVTESPNADPKIYDVLVKAGTNINHRDAEGRSPLIEAVLRKNVQGALKLIQLGADISLADNQGKTALDLAKEGQLPEIEKVLTEKNSAKAQ; from the coding sequence ATGGATGCAGTCATTAAACTAAATAGATATGGGTGGAGAGTATGGATTTTGCTCATGTTCTGCATCTTCACCCCTGCCTCCGCAGCTTCGGAGACGGATCGGGATTTTCTACGATTCGTAAAAGAAGGAGATTTGCGTAAGGTAGAGGCCCTTTTAGCCCAAGGTGCCACCGTAGACGCCAAAGACGAGGAAGGTCGAACGGCCCTGATGCTTGCGGACGGAGAGGATGTGGTTGAATTTTTGATCAAGCACGGGGCCAATCTGAACGCGCAAGACGCGGATGGAAATTCAGTACTATTCTATCGACTACTTCCTATCCTAAAAGTAAAGGTCCCCGACATGGACGATTTGGCGGAGGCCAAACGATTGATCGAGTCGGGCGCTCTTGTGGAATACATGGCTCGAAAAGGAGAGGAGCAGCATCCGGTTTCTCTTCTGAACATGGCGATTCGGAATCAGAGTTTGGTCTTAGTAAAGTTTCTAGTGGAAAACGGAGCCAATCCCAATCACGATCCGGGCGGCGTGGAAGAGTATCCTTTATTCTTGGCGGTAGGAGGCTCTTCTTCTCCTCCTACCTTGGCGATCGCCGAATATCTATTGGCCAACGGCTCCAAGGCGGTATTTACCAGCAGGCTTAAGGAGATCTCCGGTCCGAACGGTTCTAAACAGATCGGAGCCAGAAACGCCTTACATTTCGTAACGGAATCTCCGAACGCGGATCCTAAGATTTACGACGTACTCGTTAAAGCGGGGACGAACATCAATCATAGGGATGCAGAGGGGCGATCCCCCTTGATCGAGGCGGTTCTTCGTAAGAATGTCCAGGGGGCCTTGAAGCTGATCCAATTAGGCGCGGATATATCTTTAGCGGATAACCAAGGAAAGACGGCCTTAGATTTGGCTAAAGAAGGCCAGCTTCCCGAAATAGAGAAAGTTTTGACGGAAAAAAATTCCGCAAAAGCCCAGTAA